One window of Candidatus Microthrix subdominans genomic DNA carries:
- a CDS encoding AfsR/SARP family transcriptional regulator: MQVRLLGPLEIEGEDGPLPISGSKLRAVLAMLALDAGRAVSTDRLAEALWQDDPPAGATNALQRLVSKLRRALGSPDLVVLGPSGYVLAVDPVDVDASRLEALAATARRSVAVGDLPLALAHFAAAEGLWRGPALADFASDDFARSHIVHLDELRLALAEERVDVELAMGRDAQLVAELNALVAEHPLRERLRAQLMVALYRAGRQAGRAAGLPGRAHRWPSNSGWNPDPSCNAWSRPCCDTTRRCSSIRPRPCRRRRRAGATATSGRR, translated from the coding sequence GTGCAGGTGAGACTCCTGGGCCCACTTGAGATCGAGGGCGAGGACGGGCCCCTTCCGATCAGCGGCTCCAAGCTCCGCGCCGTGCTGGCGATGCTCGCCCTGGACGCGGGACGGGCTGTGTCGACCGACCGGCTGGCCGAGGCTCTCTGGCAGGACGACCCGCCGGCCGGGGCGACCAACGCACTCCAGCGGCTGGTGTCCAAGCTGCGCAGGGCGCTCGGATCGCCGGATCTGGTGGTGCTGGGACCGTCCGGATACGTGCTGGCGGTCGACCCGGTCGACGTCGATGCAAGCCGGCTGGAGGCGCTCGCAGCGACTGCCAGGAGGTCGGTGGCCGTCGGGGATCTCCCGCTGGCGTTGGCACACTTCGCAGCGGCGGAGGGGCTGTGGCGTGGCCCAGCCCTCGCCGACTTCGCCTCCGACGACTTTGCCCGGTCGCACATCGTTCACCTCGACGAGCTTCGGTTGGCGCTCGCGGAGGAGCGGGTTGACGTCGAGCTGGCCATGGGACGTGACGCACAACTCGTCGCCGAACTCAACGCCCTGGTCGCCGAGCATCCCCTGCGCGAGCGGCTGCGGGCCCAGCTGATGGTGGCGCTGTATCGGGCCGGGCGACAGGCGGGACGCGCTGCGGGTCTACCAGGACGGGCGCATCGCTGGCCGAGCAACTCGGGCTGGAACCCGGACCCGAGCTGCAACGCCTGGAGTCGGCCGTGCTGCGACACGACCCGGCGCTGCTCGTCGATCCGGCCCCGCCCGTGCCGGCGCCGTCGTCGGGCCGGAGCAACGGCAACCTCAGGGCGTCGCTGA
- a CDS encoding DUF2442 domain-containing protein has protein sequence MFSDGLARELDFAGSLPGMLATVDEDSVFATASVDPVAGTVSWPTGVDLDPDVLHGDYESAGAVDPRLVSEYRLQDAR, from the coding sequence GTGTTCTCCGATGGCCTGGCTCGCGAATTGGACTTTGCCGGTTCGCTACCCGGCATGCTCGCCACCGTCGACGAGGACAGCGTTTTTGCGACCGCTTCGGTAGATCCGGTCGCAGGCACCGTCTCGTGGCCAACCGGTGTGGACCTCGATCCCGACGTCCTCCACGGAGACTATGAGTCAGCCGGTGCGGTGGACCCCCGACTGGTGTCGGAGTACCGACTTCAGGACGCTCGCTGA
- a CDS encoding methyltransferase: MDRDFFETPSAIAGDLHLAVTEPVGEMVRGVLDPTIGSGALLLPFQRHHPDVPLFGVDVDPNAIRLLGSSFPGLELDCFDFLHANSSNIPAEWKTFGVDAVVMNPPFSERGAATTSVRVSGQEISCARSLAFVLRATEYVVDDGVLVSVLPYSVQHAVKNRKALEYLHSTGQIEWLTSYPRRAFKGAVTQTRVLRWRRVADTVAGPSLDRPSAKSSQRILVRGWVPMHSRRNRRGPWRSLVHSTDLSSLVREPEIEMRRCRSVRYLAGPAVLLPRVGRLTSQSVAILLAGRTVCLSDCVIAIVTPSTDSARELASLIRSRLSCLNAEFEATGAPYITLERLNGWLDHQGFGDLFRKS; this comes from the coding sequence ATGGACCGCGACTTCTTCGAGACACCCAGTGCAATTGCTGGGGACCTCCATTTGGCGGTGACTGAGCCCGTCGGTGAGATGGTGCGCGGCGTTCTTGATCCGACTATTGGTTCAGGAGCCCTGCTCCTGCCCTTCCAGCGCCACCATCCCGACGTTCCATTGTTCGGGGTGGACGTGGATCCGAATGCTATCCGATTACTCGGGTCAAGCTTCCCAGGTCTTGAGCTTGATTGCTTTGACTTCCTCCATGCCAACTCCTCCAACATCCCCGCTGAATGGAAGACGTTTGGCGTAGATGCCGTAGTAATGAATCCGCCATTTTCCGAACGCGGGGCAGCGACTACGTCGGTTCGAGTATCCGGCCAAGAGATTTCCTGCGCCCGAAGTCTCGCCTTTGTGCTCCGGGCTACAGAGTATGTTGTAGATGATGGTGTTCTTGTATCAGTGCTCCCGTACAGTGTTCAGCACGCTGTTAAAAACCGCAAGGCGCTGGAGTATCTTCACTCTACTGGACAGATTGAATGGCTCACTTCTTACCCTCGCCGGGCATTCAAGGGGGCAGTCACTCAAACCAGAGTTCTTCGGTGGCGACGGGTTGCAGACACTGTTGCGGGGCCAAGTCTTGATAGACCCTCCGCGAAGTCCAGCCAAAGGATTCTTGTTCGTGGCTGGGTACCGATGCATTCTCGGAGAAATCGTCGAGGTCCGTGGCGTAGCCTTGTGCATTCAACAGATTTGAGTTCTCTCGTTCGTGAGCCAGAGATTGAAATGCGGAGGTGCCGGTCGGTGAGGTACCTCGCTGGACCAGCGGTTTTGCTCCCCCGTGTGGGCCGCCTCACTTCACAGAGCGTGGCCATTCTTTTAGCCGGCAGGACGGTATGCCTGAGCGATTGTGTTATCGCCATTGTGACGCCCAGCACAGACTCGGCCCGAGAACTCGCCTCCCTCATACGGTCTCGTCTCTCTTGTTTGAATGCTGAGTTCGAAGCTACCGGAGCGCCGTATATAACCTTGGAAAGACTGAATGGCTGGCTGGACCACCAGGGCTTTGGGGACCTCTTCCGCAAGAGTTGA
- a CDS encoding SIR2 family protein: protein MPLDEFRAQLELEIEHYVRPSEAHKLLWELEPEIVLTTNYDRFLEHTFAAIRERSVRVLDYTQAPQLQRLLQSSSLSSEDPVVVHLHGSVADTEKVILSERDYRHLLYEQPGYRMVLSALFITRTVLMLGFSVDDRELLALLEMLRQSLKDGSSPDYALIPTSAGSVSAGRLRKDFGVDVIGYEPADDTHAEVIDFLTTLKSEADGLRATGP, encoded by the coding sequence ATGCCCCTGGATGAGTTCCGTGCTCAGCTCGAACTTGAAATCGAACATTACGTCAGGCCTTCTGAGGCCCACAAATTGCTCTGGGAACTTGAGCCGGAGATCGTTCTGACAACCAATTATGATCGTTTTCTAGAACACACATTTGCAGCAATTAGGGAGCGTTCTGTAAGAGTCTTGGACTATACACAGGCACCGCAGCTTCAGCGGCTGTTGCAGAGCTCAAGTCTCAGTTCCGAAGACCCCGTTGTGGTTCACCTACACGGTTCCGTCGCAGACACTGAGAAGGTCATTCTATCGGAACGAGATTATCGCCACCTGCTATATGAACAACCCGGCTATCGGATGGTGCTTTCTGCGCTCTTTATCACTCGCACGGTTCTCATGTTGGGTTTCTCTGTGGATGATAGAGAACTCCTTGCCCTTTTGGAGATGCTCAGACAGTCGCTCAAGGACGGAAGTTCGCCTGATTACGCTCTGATTCCAACTTCAGCAGGCTCGGTCTCGGCTGGGCGGCTTCGAAAGGACTTTGGAGTCGACGTGATTGGGTATGAGCCTGCTGACGATACCCATGCGGAGGTCATAGATTTTCTAACCACACTCAAGAGCGAGGCTGACGGATTGAGGGCGACGGGCCCGTAG
- a CDS encoding ATP-binding protein — protein MKVDGSVAVDPEVELTRLKLQKSFEGSVTLDGTEGEVTTSFLEYTAMLRAHADSGETFKPLESATLKTVAAFMNGREGGTLMIGVVDDGTIHGLDSDYASRSKRPGLEGLVSTAPLQHHLHVDGRRRCHQRTGPDPSRRRPRHLPGAG, from the coding sequence GTGAAGGTCGACGGGTCGGTGGCGGTCGACCCCGAGGTGGAGTTGACCCGCCTGAAGCTGCAAAAGAGCTTCGAGGGCTCGGTCACCCTGGACGGCACCGAGGGCGAGGTGACGACGAGCTTCCTCGAGTACACGGCGATGCTGCGCGCCCACGCCGACTCGGGCGAAACGTTCAAGCCGCTCGAGAGCGCCACGCTGAAGACGGTCGCTGCGTTCATGAACGGACGAGAGGGCGGCACGCTGATGATCGGCGTGGTCGACGACGGCACCATCCACGGGCTCGACAGCGACTACGCCAGCCGGTCCAAGCGACCAGGACTCGAGGGACTGGTTTCAACAGCACCTCTCCAACATCATCTCCACGTCGATGGGCGACGCCGCTGCCACCAACGTACGGGCCCAGATCCATCACGTCGACGGCCACGACATCTGCCGGGTGCAGGTTGA
- a CDS encoding PIN domain-containing protein, whose translation MPSTTDALLLDANVLIAATIVDHEHHERARKWLGDSRRFATCPSTQGSLVRYLVRVASAEHALDALRLLNQNERHEFWPDQLPYSNDVLLGVVGHRQVTDAYLAALAASRGTKVATFNRGLTILRDQHTFLLP comes from the coding sequence ATGCCCTCGACGACTGACGCGCTGCTCCTCGACGCCAACGTGTTGATCGCCGCCACCATCGTCGATCACGAACACCATGAGCGGGCGCGAAAGTGGCTCGGGGACAGCCGCCGATTCGCCACCTGCCCGTCGACCCAGGGTTCACTGGTCCGGTACCTGGTGCGAGTCGCGAGTGCTGAGCACGCACTCGACGCGCTGAGACTGCTGAATCAGAACGAGCGCCACGAGTTCTGGCCGGATCAACTTCCCTACAGCAACGACGTGCTTCTGGGCGTGGTCGGACATCGCCAGGTGACCGACGCGTACCTCGCTGCTCTTGCCGCCAGCCGAGGCACGAAAGTCGCCACCTTCAACCGCGGCCTGACGATCCTGCGAGATCAGCACACGTTTCTGCTTCCGTGA
- a CDS encoding putative DNA binding domain-containing protein: MSNVDEAAFETFIADWLVGSGGYDTVKVGNPKDPQPDFDAERALDTAELFKFIGSTQAAEWDKLVTLYGGDITKAQKGFADRLAQALNTRRTVDVLRHGVVDLGQTIKLAFFRPASGLSPQLIERYGKNRLTVTRQLPYEPGTNKSLDLCLFVNGVPVATAELKNGLTGQTVAQAIEQYRTDRDPKNTLLRRAVVHFAVDTEQAAMTTRLAGKTTRFLPFNRGHELGAGNPANPTGHRTAYLWERVWQRNAWLDLLNRFVHVEPTPKGSKKQAPVTIFPRFHQWDAVLAMSAAARSNGAGDDYLVQHSAGSGKSNTIAWLAHRLSSLHNDADEKVFDKVVVITDRRVLDQQLQDTIYQFEHVHGVVQRIDEDSTQLADALTGQRARIIITTLQKFPYVTDKIDSLPDRTYAVIVDEAHSSQTGDSATKLKQVLGSADGAAAPDELTDPAEDALAAAVAARGKQPNLSFFAFTATPKARTLELFGRMDHGTGRHVPFHLYSMRQAIEEGFILDVLASYVTYQTYWNIESTTPDDPEYDPGKARAAIAKSVGLHPHTLGQKAEVIVEHFRAHVAQRIGGMAKAMVVTSSREHAARYVLALRKYVNDKGYTDVGVLVAFSGSLDLDGGTETESSMNGFPDRQTPTEFDTSEWQILVVAEKYQTGFDQPKLYAMYVDKPLNGLATVQTLSRLNRTYDRDGVRKDGTFVLDFRNDADDIRASFEPWYGETVAPPTDPNLLYDTRHALDEFGVLWPDEIERTVELLMSNGPGVTGRVHAALAPAIDRFKHNLDEDEQERFRDTLNRFVRTYAFLSQVVAFTDIKLERDYLYCKALAAFVKADGSVAVHPDVELTHLKLEQTFEGSVTLDGTVGEVVSIFGGTGKMHEPEPEPLSNIIALLNERFGTNWDPRDRVFYDTVAEKLVGRSDIQQQASANSPENFGLILEKEFQSGVLDQLGVSEDMALTYIDNPDLQAEVLKAYLPFIQGKAKVAHQEHCDVTELLGPDRESSTLEYKATLRTHADSGETFKPLESATLKTIAAFMNGREGGTLLIGVADDGTIHGLEADYASRSKQDRDPRDWFQQHLSNIISTSMGDAAVTNVRAQMHHVDGHDICRVQVDPSGFPVDAKVIKQKPGGPKEQLTEFYVRKLNGTVALDVVEKQKYIAQRWPANSENN, from the coding sequence ATGAGCAACGTCGACGAGGCAGCGTTCGAGACATTCATCGCCGATTGGCTGGTCGGCTCCGGCGGCTACGACACCGTGAAGGTCGGCAACCCCAAGGATCCACAGCCGGACTTCGACGCGGAGAGGGCGCTGGACACCGCCGAGTTGTTCAAGTTCATCGGCAGCACTCAGGCCGCCGAATGGGACAAGTTGGTGACGCTCTACGGCGGCGACATCACCAAGGCCCAGAAAGGCTTCGCCGACCGGCTCGCCCAAGCCCTAAACACTCGCAGAACCGTCGACGTGTTGCGCCACGGCGTGGTCGACCTAGGCCAAACGATCAAGCTGGCGTTCTTCCGGCCGGCGTCGGGGCTCTCGCCCCAGCTGATCGAGCGCTACGGCAAGAACCGGCTGACCGTCACCCGGCAGCTGCCCTATGAGCCGGGCACTAACAAGTCGCTGGACCTGTGCCTGTTCGTCAATGGGGTGCCAGTAGCAACCGCCGAGTTGAAGAACGGTCTGACCGGGCAGACGGTGGCGCAGGCCATCGAGCAGTACCGCACCGATCGAGATCCAAAGAACACATTGCTGCGTCGGGCGGTGGTGCACTTTGCCGTCGACACCGAGCAGGCGGCGATGACGACACGCTTGGCGGGCAAGACCACCCGGTTCCTTCCCTTCAACCGTGGCCACGAACTGGGAGCCGGCAATCCGGCCAACCCCACCGGCCACCGCACCGCTTACCTGTGGGAACGGGTGTGGCAACGCAACGCCTGGCTGGACCTGCTGAACCGTTTCGTCCACGTGGAGCCCACGCCGAAGGGCTCGAAGAAGCAGGCGCCGGTCACCATCTTCCCCCGGTTCCACCAGTGGGATGCGGTGCTCGCCATGAGCGCCGCCGCCCGCAGCAACGGCGCCGGGGACGACTACCTGGTGCAGCACTCGGCCGGATCAGGCAAGAGCAACACGATCGCCTGGCTGGCGCACCGGCTGTCGTCGCTGCACAACGACGCCGACGAGAAGGTGTTCGACAAGGTGGTGGTGATCACCGACCGGCGGGTGCTCGACCAGCAGTTGCAGGACACGATCTATCAGTTCGAGCACGTGCACGGGGTGGTGCAGCGGATCGATGAGGACTCGACCCAGTTGGCCGATGCGCTGACCGGCCAGCGGGCCCGCATCATCATCACGACGCTGCAGAAGTTTCCGTACGTCACCGACAAGATCGACTCGCTGCCCGACCGCACCTATGCGGTGATCGTGGACGAGGCCCACAGCAGCCAAACCGGCGACTCGGCCACGAAGCTGAAGCAGGTGCTGGGGTCGGCCGACGGCGCCGCGGCGCCGGACGAGCTGACCGACCCGGCAGAGGACGCGCTGGCCGCAGCGGTGGCGGCCCGGGGTAAGCAGCCCAACCTGTCGTTCTTTGCGTTCACCGCCACGCCGAAGGCCCGCACGTTGGAGCTGTTCGGTCGCATGGACCACGGCACCGGGCGGCACGTGCCGTTCCACCTGTACTCGATGCGCCAGGCGATCGAGGAGGGGTTCATCCTCGACGTGCTGGCCAGCTACGTCACGTACCAGACCTACTGGAACATCGAGAGCACTACACCGGACGACCCCGAGTACGACCCGGGCAAGGCCAGGGCGGCGATCGCCAAGTCAGTGGGGCTGCACCCGCACACGCTGGGTCAGAAGGCGGAGGTGATCGTCGAGCATTTCCGGGCGCACGTGGCCCAGCGCATCGGGGGTATGGCCAAGGCGATGGTGGTGACGTCGTCGCGGGAGCACGCCGCCCGCTACGTGCTTGCGCTGCGCAAGTACGTCAACGACAAGGGCTACACCGACGTTGGGGTGCTGGTGGCGTTCTCCGGCTCGTTGGACCTGGACGGTGGCACCGAGACCGAGTCGTCGATGAACGGCTTCCCCGACCGCCAGACCCCGACCGAGTTCGACACTTCGGAGTGGCAGATTTTGGTGGTGGCCGAGAAGTACCAGACCGGGTTTGACCAGCCGAAGCTGTATGCGATGTACGTCGACAAGCCGCTGAACGGCCTGGCCACCGTGCAGACGCTGTCGCGCCTCAACCGCACCTACGACCGCGACGGGGTGCGCAAGGACGGCACCTTCGTGCTGGACTTCCGCAACGACGCCGACGACATCCGGGCGTCGTTCGAGCCCTGGTACGGCGAGACGGTGGCGCCGCCCACCGACCCCAACCTGCTCTACGACACCCGCCATGCGCTCGACGAGTTTGGGGTGCTGTGGCCCGACGAGATCGAACGCACCGTCGAGCTGCTGATGTCCAATGGGCCTGGGGTGACCGGCCGGGTGCACGCCGCGTTGGCGCCGGCGATCGACCGGTTCAAGCACAACTTGGACGAGGACGAACAGGAACGGTTCCGCGACACCCTCAACCGGTTCGTGCGCACCTACGCGTTTTTGTCGCAGGTGGTGGCGTTCACCGACATCAAGCTGGAACGCGACTACCTGTACTGCAAGGCCCTCGCAGCGTTTGTGAAGGCCGACGGGTCGGTGGCGGTGCACCCCGACGTGGAGCTGACCCACCTGAAGCTGGAGCAGACCTTTGAGGGGTCGGTCACCCTGGACGGCACCGTCGGCGAGGTGGTGTCGATCTTCGGTGGCACCGGCAAGATGCACGAGCCCGAACCCGAGCCGCTGTCCAACATCATCGCCCTGCTCAACGAGCGCTTCGGCACCAACTGGGACCCCCGCGATCGGGTGTTCTACGACACCGTCGCCGAGAAGCTGGTCGGTCGCAGCGACATCCAACAGCAGGCATCGGCCAACTCACCCGAGAACTTCGGGCTGATCCTGGAAAAGGAGTTCCAGTCGGGCGTGCTCGACCAGCTCGGCGTCTCCGAGGACATGGCGCTGACCTACATCGACAACCCCGACCTCCAGGCCGAGGTGTTGAAGGCGTACCTGCCGTTCATCCAGGGCAAGGCCAAAGTGGCCCACCAGGAACACTGCGACGTGACCGAACTCCTCGGCCCCGACCGCGAGTCATCGACCCTGGAGTACAAGGCCACCCTGCGCACCCACGCCGACTCGGGCGAGACGTTCAAGCCACTCGAGAGCGCCACACTGAAGACGATCGCTGCGTTCATGAACGGGCGAGAGGGCGGCACGCTGCTGATCGGCGTGGCCGATGACGGCACCATCCACGGGCTGGAGGCCGACTACGCCAGCCGATCCAAGCAAGACCGTGATCCGCGGGACTGGTTCCAACAGCACCTGTCGAACATCATCTCGACGTCGATGGGCGACGCAGCGGTCACGAACGTGCGGGCACAGATGCACCACGTCGACGGACACGACATTTGCCGGGTACAGGTCGACCCCTCCGGGTTCCCCGTCGACGCCAAGGTGATCAAGCAGAAGCCCGGCGGCCCCAAGGAGCAGCTCACCGAGTTCTACGTACGGAAGCTGAACGGCACCGTGGCCCTCGACGTCGTCGAGAAACAGAAGTACATCGCCCAACGCTGGCCCGCTAACTCTGAGAACAACTGA
- a CDS encoding restriction endonuclease subunit S: MTQVRPLRAYAEVALGRQRSPQHADGPHMTPYLRAANVNDGFLDLDDVGEMNFDPKEQETFALKRGDVLVTEGSGSLSAVGASAVWMTDIEGTVCFQNTLLRLRSRPSTDGRFLAWWCRHAFADGLFAGIATGANIFHISAERVRSLPMTYIPMAEQRAIADYLDAETTRIDALITKKRRMIELLVEKVDSQIFSAVSGTVTSPASSRQGTQIPWLDTIPSHWDSPWLGATHSTQLGKMLSASAASGPEQHRYVKNTNVQWDRLDLTDLPTMTFDANDRARCSLEKGDLLVCEGGEVGRAAVWPGTQTDVYFQKAIHRVRPIGDAEPRYTMYAFWAAAKMNVFAVEGNQATIVHLTGEKLREHRFPWPPIEEQREIVRQLDATRKKIGATTSQLNQQIDLLNERRQALITAAVTGELEILGVAA, from the coding sequence GTGACCCAGGTCCGACCGCTGCGGGCCTATGCCGAGGTTGCGCTTGGGAGGCAGCGATCCCCACAACACGCCGACGGCCCACACATGACTCCGTACCTGAGGGCTGCAAACGTAAACGACGGGTTCCTAGATCTCGATGACGTCGGCGAGATGAACTTCGACCCCAAAGAGCAGGAGACCTTTGCGCTGAAACGGGGGGACGTGCTCGTCACTGAGGGGTCCGGGAGCCTCTCAGCCGTAGGGGCTTCCGCAGTCTGGATGACCGACATCGAAGGCACCGTGTGTTTCCAGAACACGCTCCTGCGATTGCGGTCGCGACCATCAACGGACGGCAGGTTCCTTGCGTGGTGGTGTCGCCATGCTTTCGCGGATGGTCTGTTCGCCGGTATTGCAACGGGGGCGAACATTTTTCACATCTCAGCAGAACGGGTCCGGTCGCTCCCGATGACCTACATACCTATGGCGGAGCAGCGAGCGATTGCCGACTACCTCGACGCCGAGACCACCCGCATCGACGCCCTCATCACCAAGAAGCGCCGCATGATCGAACTCCTCGTAGAGAAGGTCGATTCCCAGATCTTCTCAGCGGTGAGCGGGACCGTTACTTCACCGGCGTCTTCTCGCCAGGGCACCCAGATTCCGTGGTTGGACACCATTCCCAGCCACTGGGACAGCCCGTGGCTGGGAGCGACCCACTCGACACAACTGGGCAAGATGTTGAGCGCCTCTGCGGCCTCGGGCCCAGAACAGCATCGGTACGTGAAAAACACCAACGTCCAATGGGACCGTCTCGACCTGACCGACCTTCCGACGATGACGTTCGATGCGAATGATCGGGCCCGATGCAGCCTGGAGAAGGGTGACCTACTCGTGTGCGAAGGTGGCGAGGTCGGCAGGGCAGCGGTCTGGCCGGGAACCCAAACAGATGTCTACTTCCAGAAGGCCATCCATCGAGTCCGACCAATTGGTGATGCCGAGCCTCGGTACACCATGTACGCGTTCTGGGCGGCTGCAAAGATGAATGTCTTCGCGGTGGAAGGCAACCAGGCGACCATCGTCCACCTTACCGGGGAGAAGCTGCGTGAGCATCGGTTCCCTTGGCCACCGATCGAGGAGCAACGCGAGATTGTTCGGCAACTTGACGCCACACGCAAGAAGATAGGCGCAACCACCTCGCAGTTGAACCAGCAGATCGACCTACTGAACGAACGGCGGCAGGCGTTGATCACCGCTGCCGTCACCGGCGAGTTGGAGATCCTGGGGGTGGCGGCATGA
- a CDS encoding SAM-dependent DNA methyltransferase, translated as MTSGDSNTIQNHEVFIWSVADLLRGDYKQSEYGKVILPLTVLRRLDCVLEPTKQAVLDRAAQLAGKVHNLDPILQKEAGEQFYNTSRFDFATLVAAPDDLADNLRHYIASFSASARDVLDKFDFTTQINRLDRSKLLYLVMSKFAEIDLHPDKVSNLEMGYLYEELIRKFSELSNETAGEHFTPREVIRLMVDLLFIEDDDQLTKPGAIKTIYDGACGTGGMLSVAEDRLRELNPAAKLQVYGQELNAETYAICRSDMMLKGQDATNIAYGNSFSEDGHAGLKVDYSIQNPPFGVEWKKVAEAVKDEHNQRGFAGRFGAGLPRINDGSFLFLQNAISKMKPVADGGSRVAIVFNGSPLFTGAAGSGESEIRRWIIENDWLEAIVALPDQLFYNTGISTYIWVVTNRKAPERRGKVQLIDASECFVKMRKSLGEKRKQVSDNQIADIVRAYGEFTEVDGGSADDNGDGPKPSVKVFPNEAFGFLRITVERPLRLRWEVTDDGVEALRADKKFAKLTEDDQNSIIADLGHSIRSHETDDELRDLAKTALKRAGVDAKKPLVDAIVAAFAVRDPDADPVTDSKGNVQPDPDLRDNENVPLPAKPVTYEADVDGRLQSIEYRTAIDDYMTAEVHPYVPDAWVDYDKTKIGYEIPLTRHFYTYTPPRPLDEIDAEIKQLETEIQDLLAEVTE; from the coding sequence ATGACCTCGGGTGACTCGAACACCATCCAGAACCACGAAGTATTCATCTGGTCGGTCGCCGACCTGCTGCGGGGCGACTACAAGCAGTCCGAGTACGGCAAGGTGATCCTGCCCCTCACCGTGCTGCGCCGCCTGGACTGCGTGCTCGAGCCCACCAAGCAGGCCGTGCTCGACCGGGCCGCGCAGCTGGCGGGCAAGGTCCACAACCTCGACCCGATCCTCCAGAAGGAGGCCGGCGAGCAGTTCTACAACACCTCTCGGTTCGACTTCGCCACACTGGTCGCCGCCCCCGACGACCTGGCGGACAACCTCCGGCACTACATCGCCAGCTTCTCCGCCTCGGCCCGCGACGTGCTCGACAAGTTCGACTTCACCACCCAGATCAACCGGCTCGACCGCTCCAAGCTGCTCTACCTGGTGATGTCCAAGTTCGCCGAGATCGACCTGCACCCCGACAAGGTCTCCAATCTGGAGATGGGCTACCTGTACGAGGAACTGATCCGGAAGTTCTCCGAGCTGTCCAACGAGACCGCTGGCGAGCACTTCACCCCTCGCGAGGTCATCCGCCTGATGGTCGACCTGTTGTTCATCGAGGACGACGACCAGCTGACCAAGCCGGGCGCCATCAAGACGATCTACGACGGCGCCTGTGGCACCGGCGGCATGTTGTCGGTGGCCGAGGACCGCCTGCGCGAGCTCAACCCCGCCGCCAAGCTCCAGGTGTACGGCCAGGAGTTGAACGCCGAGACCTACGCCATCTGCCGCTCCGACATGATGTTGAAGGGCCAGGACGCCACCAACATCGCCTACGGCAACAGCTTCTCCGAGGACGGCCACGCCGGCCTCAAGGTGGACTACTCCATCCAGAACCCGCCCTTCGGCGTGGAGTGGAAGAAGGTGGCCGAAGCAGTCAAGGACGAGCACAACCAGCGGGGTTTCGCCGGGCGCTTCGGTGCCGGCCTGCCCCGCATCAACGACGGCAGCTTCCTGTTCCTCCAGAACGCCATCTCCAAGATGAAGCCGGTGGCCGACGGCGGCTCGCGGGTGGCCATCGTGTTCAACGGCTCGCCGCTGTTCACCGGTGCGGCCGGGTCGGGCGAGTCCGAGATCCGGCGCTGGATCATCGAGAACGACTGGCTGGAGGCGATCGTCGCCCTTCCCGACCAGCTCTTCTACAACACCGGCATCTCGACCTACATCTGGGTCGTGACCAACCGCAAGGCCCCCGAACGCCGGGGCAAGGTGCAACTCATCGACGCCAGCGAGTGCTTCGTGAAGATGCGCAAGAGCCTGGGCGAGAAGCGCAAGCAGGTGAGCGACAACCAGATCGCCGACATCGTCCGTGCCTACGGCGAGTTCACCGAGGTCGACGGCGGCAGCGCCGACGACAACGGCGACGGTCCCAAGCCCAGCGTCAAGGTCTTCCCCAACGAGGCGTTCGGCTTCCTGCGCATCACCGTCGAACGGCCGCTGCGCCTGCGCTGGGAGGTCACCGACGACGGCGTCGAGGCGCTCCGGGCCGACAAGAAGTTCGCCAAACTCACCGAGGACGACCAGAACTCGATCATCGCCGACCTGGGCCACAGCATTCGCTCCCACGAAACTGACGACGAGTTGCGCGATCTAGCCAAGACCGCGCTGAAGCGGGCGGGTGTCGACGCCAAGAAGCCGCTGGTGGATGCAATCGTCGCTGCGTTCGCCGTCCGCGACCCAGACGCCGACCCGGTGACCGACAGCAAGGGCAACGTCCAGCCCGACCCCGACCTACGCGACAACGAGAACGTCCCACTCCCCGCCAAGCCCGTCACCTACGAGGCCGACGTCGACGGCAGGCTCCAGAGCATCGAGTACCGCACCGCCATCGACGACTACATGACCGCCGAAGTTCACCCGTATGTGCCCGACGCCTGGGTCGATTACGACAAGACCAAGATCGGGTACGAAATCCCGCTCACCCGGCACTTCTACACCTACACCCCACCCCGCCCGCTCGACGAGATCGACGCCGAGATCAAGCAGCTGGAGACGGAGATCCAGGACCTCCTCGCCGAGGTGACCGAGTGA